From Mytilus edulis chromosome 8, xbMytEdul2.2, whole genome shotgun sequence, one genomic window encodes:
- the LOC139484148 gene encoding heavy metal-binding protein HIP-like codes for MSLFTVALLSLFFYFCSVTNADLDTESRIVLLEKIMHDRMADLEKIVHEQKDEIQQLRQEVTLLRSQVGQTSRQTKIPTQVSSRTKLTDDDVDDDVPLKHFHVEHSIHQIKKDKRLLVNNIVSNRIAFYAYMKKNEPIQQHKTLIFDVIKTNFGNGYNNNTGAFTAPSSGVYVLTFTVHPGSSGSFASVNIVVNNEQEGAIYTDSNEGTFDLNAATAVVVVWMNQGDVSFVRTSTTDPPSGSLRSDDGGRCSFAGWKISE; via the exons ATGTCTTTATTTACTGTAGCtcttttaagtttatttttttacttttgttctgTGACAAATGCAGATCTTGACACGGAATCTAGAATTGTACTTTTGGAAAAAATAATGCATGACCGCATGGCAGACCTGGAAAAAATTGTGCACGAGCAAAAAGACGAAATTCAACAGTTGAGACAAGAAGTTACTTTACTTCGATCACAGGTAGGCCAAACCAGCAGACAGACCAAAATACCAACACAAGTATCGTCTAGGACTAAGTTAACTGATGATGACGTGGATGATGACGTACCACTTAAACATTTTCATGTGGAACATAGTATACATCAAATAAagaaag aTAAACGTCTATTGGTAAACAACATTGTAAGTAATCGCATCGCCTTCTACGCTTATATGAAGAAAAACGAACCTATTCAACAGCACAaaactcttatatttgatgtcaTCAAAACTAATTTTGGAAACGGGTATAACAACAACACAGGGGCCTTTACAGCACCATCTAGCGGCGTTTATGTCTTGACTTTCACAGTTCATCCAGGAAGTAGTGGCAGCTTTGCTAGTGTTAATATTGTCGTAAACAACGAACAGGAGGGAGCTATATACACTGACAGCAACGAAGGAACGTTTGATCTGAATGCGGCGACTGCTGTTGTAGTTGTCTGGATGAACCAAGGCGATGTAAGCTTCGTCAGGACATCCACAACGGATCCACCCAGTGGGTCATTACGGAGTGATGATGGAGGAAGATGTAGTTTTGCAGGATGGAAAATATCCGAATAA
- the LOC139487031 gene encoding uncharacterized protein: MKILCCIVVFFVGVHGKECSNTDLKSRLDHMEQSMNNRLLTLEASVVDQKNENVELKRTIANLTKEITKLTQNTSTQKRGKRLLMSNPDQGDRIAFYASMSRSEPVQRHRTLVFDNINVNYGHGYNNNTGTFTAPKSCVYILTFSIHSSSKSYTSADIIVNNESVGRGFTDSSEAWDLNSATIIAVAWMNQGDVSFVRTSPDYNSTGTLYSDYMAKSSFAGWKIAN, encoded by the exons ATGAAAATACTGTGTTGTATTGTAGTATTCTTTGTTGGAGTACATGGGAAAGAATGTTCAAATACAGATTTGAAATCCAGACTTGATCATATGGAACAATCTATGAATAACCGACTTCTGACGCTAGAGGCATCTGTTGTTGACCAGAAGAATGAAAATGTCGAATTAAAACGGACCATTGCTAATCTTACAAAGGAAATAACCAAACTGACTCAGAACACGAGTACCCAGAAACGAG gaAAGAGACTTTTGATGAGCAATCCAGACCAAGGAGACCGTATCGCCTTTTATGCCTCCATGAGTAGAAGTGAACCAGTACAAAGGCACAGAACCCTTGTGTTCGATAATATCAACGTTAATTATGGCCACGGCTATAACAATAATACTGGAACTTTCACTGCACCAAAAAGTTGTGTGTACATCCTTACATTTTCTATTCATTCGAGTTCAAAGAGTTACACAAGTGCCGACATTATCGTAAATAATGAAAGTGTTGGAAGAGGTTTCACTGATAGCTCAGAAGCTTGGGATTTAAATTCGGCGACCATAATTGCAGTTGCTTGGATGAATCAAGGAGATGTCAGTTTCGTTAGAACCAGCCCTGATTATAATTCCACTGGTACATTATATAGTGATTATATGGCAAAGTCTAGTTTTGCAGGATGGAAAATTGCAAATTAG